GGCGTACTGACCCAGGGCCTGACCAACCTGCGGGTTTACGATTGCGATGCGATCGAAGTCCTGACCCGCTGCGTGGCCGACAACAGCCTTGACCGTCTGCTGTTGTTCTTCCCGGACCCTTGGCACAAGAGCCGTCACCACAAGCGCCGGATCGTGCAAGCGTCCTTCGCTGAACTGGTGCGCTCCAAGCTCAAGGTCGGCGGCGTGCTGCACATGGCTACCGACTGGGAACCGTACGCTGAATACATGCTGGAAGTGATGAACGTTGCGCCGGGCTATCGTAACCTGGCCGAAGACGGCCTGTGCGTCCCACGTCCGCCTGAGCGCCCGGTGACCAAGTTCGAACGCCGCGGCGAACGTCTTGGGCATGGCGTGTGGGATTTGAAGTTCGAAAAACTGGATTAATCGTTTTTTCTGATACCGGCCTCACCCCGCTTTGGGGCCGGTCAAACCTGTAGCCGCTGCCGAAGGCTGCGATCGAGCGCGAAGCGGTCGCGCGTCGCAGGAAGGTCCTTCGGCCCTTATCGCAGCCTGTGGCAGCGGCTACAGATAGTTTTCAGCGCCGATCCGCAACTACCCCGATCAACACCAGCACCACCAACAATACCGGCGCCAGGCTGTAGTTGTTGAACTGGCCCAGTCCGCGTTCGACCCACGGCGTGGCGTAGATCAGGGCTGCACCGCTGCCGATCAGGCAGAGCAAAGCCATCAGCGGCACGCGCAAGGCGCCCGCAACACTGCCCAGGCGTTGTTCGACCCAGCCCTTGAAGTCGGCACCAAACAGCACCAGCAAGCAGCCAATCAGGGCCAGAGCGATCTCCGAGAGGTGGCTGCGGCTCCAGCGCGATACGGTGGCAAGCAGGTCAAGTACCAAGTCCATTCGAGTTCCTTAAGTCAAAAAGTGCTGCAGCAAGTCGTTGAGAAACAGCTGGCCTCGGGCAGTTGCCGCCAGACGTGACGGTTCGACCTGCAATAAGCCACTTTGTTCGGCTGCTTCGCGTCCTGTTTTCAGGCTATCAAGCGCCAGTCCTGTGCGCTGGGGGTAAAGCGCCGAGTCGACGCCATCGGTCAGGCGCAAGGCGTTCATTAGAAACTCAAAGGGTAGCTCTTCGGCTGTAAGGGTTTTCTCGCCTGCCTGAAAGTTTTTGGCTGGATTGAGGTAGTCCTTTGGTAGGCGAGTTTTCCAGGTGCGCTGGATACGGCCATCGGGATGGCTCAGTTTGCCGTGGGCACCGGCGCCGATACCGATAAAGTCGCCAAAGCTCCAGTAGTTGAGGTTGTGCCGCGCCGGGCGACCGGGCTGGGCATAAGCCGATACTTCGTACTGGGCGTAACCGTGTTCGGCGAGCAGCGCCTGGCCGGCTTCCTGGATGTCCCACAGCGTGTCGTCTTCGGGCAGGGTCGGTGGCTGGTTCCAGAACACCGTGTTGGGCTCCAGGGTCAGCTGATACCACGACAGGTGCGTCGGATTGAGGGCAATAGCCTGGCGCAGGTCGCTCAGGGCGTCGTCCAGCGACTGATCGGGCAAACCGTGCATCAAGTCCAGGTTGAAGTTGTCAAAGCCCGCCTGGCGGGCCATGCCGGCCGCACGCACGGCTTCGTCACCGTTGTGGATGCGGCCCAGGGCCTTGAGCTTTTGCTCCTGGAAGCTCTGGATACCAATCGACAGGCGATTGATCCCCAGCTTGCGGTAGGCCACGAACTTTTCCTGCTCGAACGTACCGGGGTTGGCTTCGAGGGTTATTTCGATGTCGCCGGCGAACGGGATGCGGGCTTCAACCCCTTTGAGCAGACGGCCCAGCGCCTGGGCGCTGAACAGGCTCGGGGTACCGCCGCCGAAGAAGATCGAGCTCAGTTCGCGGCCATACACGGCGTGCAGGTCTTGATCGAGGTCGGCCAGCAGCGCGTCGACGTATTCGTCTTCAGGCAGCACGGGGCTGGCGGTATGGGAGTTGAAGTCGCAATACGGGCATTTGCGCACGCACCACGGAATATGGATGTACAGCGACAGCGGCGGCAGTTGCGTCAGTGGCGCGCGCGGCGCCTGCTGGGTAAAGCCAGCCTCACTGAGAAAGAGCGGCTGGGGAGGTGTGTCGTGGGTCATTTCAGGCCCAAACGCTGACGCAGCAAGACCATGGCGCGGGCGCGATGGCTCAGCTGGTTCTTTTCGGTGGGGCTCAGTTCGGCGCTTGAGCAGTTGCGCTCGGGCACCCAGAACAGAGGGTCGTAACCAAAACCGTGCTCGCCACTGGCGGCAGGCAGGATGCGGCCGTGCCACAGGCCCTCACAAATGATTGGCAGCGGATCATCGGCGTGGCGCACCAACGCCAGCACGCACACGAACTGCGCGCCGCGCTCGGCTTCGGGCACGTCCTTGAGGGCGTCGAGCAGCTTGGCGTTGTTCGCCGCGTCACCCTTGCCGTCGGCATAACGCGCCGAGTAGATACCCGGCGCGCCGCCGAGAAAGTCCACGGCCAGCCCCGAGTCGTCAGCCAGTGCTGGCAGCCCCGAGATACGCGCCGCGTTGCGGGCTTTAAGAATCGCGTTTTCAACAAACGACAAGCCGGTTTCATCCGGTTCGACGCTGCTGAATTCTCCAATCGAGCGCAATTGCACCGACTCGCCGAGCATGGCCTGAAGTTCTTTGAGTTTGCCGGCGTTATGGCTAGCCAGTACCAATTGCGTGAAGTTCATCATTAGAGCGGAGCGACCAGTTGAGAGAATTTTAAGTCTGAAGTTTCGCCGTTGATCTTGAGTTCGATGTCAAAAACAAAGGTTTGAGGCTTATTGACCGGGAACTGGGCGAAATAATCGATCGCGCCGCTGTCATCGATCACTTGCTTGAAGGTCAGGGGAGTGGCTTTTTTCTCGCCCTCTGCGCGCACAGTACCTTTGATCGTGCTGGCGACTTTTTTGCCGGCCGTGTCCAGGTTGATGTTCAGCCCGCCGAGCTGCTTGCTGCGTTCCAGCTTGTATTTCTGGGCAATGGCGGGGGACAGGAAGTCCGACATGTAGGCGTTGTAATTCACTTTTGTCTGGCCGACGACCAGTGCTCCGGCTGCCATTGCCTGCATGCCAAAGCACATCGAAAGCAGTAGTAATCCAATACGACCCATCATTGTCTTTCTCCTTGAACTCGCTGATTTAAACCGCGACCTGATGATCCTGAAGGCCAGGGCTGCTGACACGATAAATGCCAATCTCGCCCAACAGGTTAGGCCATATTTTGCTCGCCCACCCGTGTCGGTGTTGTTGATCTACGGCAAGGCGGTTGATCACGCGTGCTTCACGCTCGCGACACAGCGCCTCGAAGTCTTCGAAGGTGCAGAAGTGGATGTTCGGCGTGTTGTACCAGGTGTAGGGCAAAAAGTCGGATACCGGCATCCGCCCCTTGCTGGCCAGGTACCAGCGGCAGCGCCAGTGGCCGAAGTTGGGGAAGGTGATGATGCACTGGCGACCCACGCGCAGCATTTCGTCGAGGATCCGGTCGGGGTAATGCACGGCTTGCAGCGCCTGGGTCATGACCACGATGTCGAAACTGTTGCTGGCGAAGTTGCCCAGCCCCTTGTCCAAGTCTTGCTCGATAACGTTGATGCCTTTGGCGACGCACTCGGCGATGTTGTCCGGGTCGTTCTCCAGGCCGTAGCCGGTGACTTGCTTGTTGTCGCGCAGCCAGCTCAGCAGTTCGCCATCACCACAACCGAGGTCGAGCACGCGGCTGCCGGCGGGGATCCAGTCTTGGATGATTTCCAGGTCGGCTCTCATGGCGTTCTCACAGTTCTATGCGGTTCATGTAATTGCTGAAGGCTTGCAGGTAGCGGGGGATCGGGATCAGGAAGGCGTCATGGCCTTGCGGAGCGTCGATCTCCAGGTAGCACACGTCTTTTTTCGCGGCCATCAGTGCATCCACCAGTTCCCGCGAGCGGGCTGGTGAGAAGCGCCAGTCGGTGGTGAACGACATCACGCAAAAGCGCGCCTTGGCCCCGGCAAAGGTTTTGGCCAGGTCGTCGTCGAAATTGGCCGCAGGGTCGAAGTAATCCAGCGCCTTGGTCATCAGCAGGTAAGTATTGGCATCGAAACGCCCGGAAAACTCCTCGCCCTGATAGCGCAGGTAGCTCTCGACCTGAAACTCGACGCTGTGGAAGTCGTAGTTGAGGTTTTCGTTTTTCAGGCCCCGGCCGAACTTCTCACCCATCGAGTCATCGGACAGGTAAGTGATGTGCCCCACCATGCGCGCCAGCATCAGGCCGCGTTTGGGGATCACGCCTTTTTCCTGGAACGAACCGCCGTGGAACTCGGGGTCGGTGAGGATGGCCTGGCGGGCGACTTCGTTGAATGCAATATTTTGCGCAGACAACTTGGGCGCCGAGGCAATGGCCAGGCAGTGGCGCAGGCGATCCGGGTAGCTGATGCTCCACTGCAATGCCTGCATGCCGCCCAGGCTGCCACCGATCACAGCCGCCCATTGGTTGATACCCAACCGGTCAGCCAGACGTGCCTGGCTGTGGACCCAGTCTTCGACGGTCAGTACCGGGAACTCGGCGCCAAACGGGCGACCGGTTTCGGGGTTGATGCTGCTTGGGCCGGTAGAGCCGTTGCAGCCGCCCAGGTTGTTCAGGCTGACGACAAAGAACTTGTTGGTATCAATCGGCTTGCCAGGGCCGATGCAGCTGTCCCACCAGCCGGGCTTGCGCTCATCGACGCTGTGAAAGCCCGCCGCGTGATGGTGGCCGGACAGCGCGTGACAGATCAGCACGGCATTGCTGCCCGTGGCATTGAGCTGGCCGTAGGTTTCGTAAATCAGGTCATAGGCAGGTAGTGAGCGGCCGCAGGCTAAAGCCAGGGGCTCGTTGAAGTGCGCAGTTTGCGGCACAACCAGACCAACGGAATCGGGGGGAAAGGCAGCTGGCATCGACCCTGCTCTCATTTAAATGAGGCGTAAGTCTAATGAGCGGGGGGCGCAGCAGCAAGCAATGGTGCAAAACCCTGTAGCCGCTGCCGAAGGCTGCGATAAGGTCCACAGGACCTTTGTCATGCTTGATAACAACGGGGTCGCTTCGCAACCCGTCGCAGCCTTCGGCAGCGGCTACAGCGTCAGGGTTTTGAGTCAGCCAGCCCCGGCAAATCCGGCAGTTTTTTCGGGGCGTGCAACCGCACCCGTTTCTGTCGGTTGAGTTCGCCGCTGATCAGGCTTACCTGGCTTTTCGAGATGCCGAATGCCTTGGCCAGAAAAGCCATCAGGTGGGCATTGGCCTTGCCTTCTACCGGTGGGGCGGTGAGACGGATTTTCAGGCGGTCACCGTGCAGGCCGGCAAACTCATCGCTGCTGGCCTTGGGTTGCAGGTGACAGTCGAGAATCAGGTCCTCGCCGTCCCAACGGTAGTAGCTCATCAGATCAGGCCGAACAACACGACCGGCATGCCGACGTACATGGCCAATGGCGGGATCACGAAGCTCTGGATGAGCTGGATCAACATGAATGCCAGGATCGGCGAGATATCCAGGCCGCCCATGCTTGGCAGAAAGCGGCGGAAGGGTGCCAGCGCAGGTTCAGTGATCTGGTTGACCAGTTCAGCGCCCGGGCTGGTGCTGCCAGGTGCAACCCACGACAGGATCACGCTGATGATCAGGGCGAAGAAGAACACCTTCAAGAACAGCGCGGTCACGCCGATGATCGCCCAGGCCAGCAGGCCCAGCACGTTGAACGACATGTAGCTGAGTGTCAGCACGACGGCGAAGATCACCATCTGCACGACGATGGCCAGCACCAGCGAAGACATGTCCAGGCCGAACACGCTCGGGATCACTCGGCGCAAAGGCTTGAGCAGCGGCTGCGTGGCCTTGACCGTGAACTGGCACAGCGGGTTGTAGAAGTTGGCACGTACCAGTTGCAGGATGAACCGCAGCAGGACGATCAGCAGGTAGAGGCTACCCAGGGTTTGAATTACAAAAATGGCAGCGCCATTAAGTCCGGACATCATGTGCTCCTTATTGACCCAGTTGTTCGGCCATTTCGGCCGAGCGGTGCGCGGCGGCACTCAATGCTTTTTCGACCATGGTTGCAAAACCATCGGCCTGGAATGATTTGATCGCGGCTTCGGTGGTCCCGGCTGGCGAGGTCACGCGGCGACGCAGTTCGGCGGCGTCCACATCGCTGCTCACGGCCATGTGCGCTGCGCCCAGAGCTGTCTGCTCGGCAAGCTGCTTGGCGACTTCGCGGGGCAGGCCGAGTTTGACGCCGGCGTCGGTCATCGCCTCGATCAGCAGGAAGAAATACGCCGGGCCACTGCCAGACACAGCGGTCACGGCATCGATCTGCGCTTCAGTCTCAACCCACACCACAATGCCCACGGCGCTCAACAGTTGCTCGGCCAGTTGGCGTTGCTCGGTGCTCACGTCGGCGGTGGCGTACAGGCCGCTCACGCCCTTGCCCAGCAGTGCCGGGGTATTGGGCATGCAGCGCACCAGCGGTTGGCTGCCCAGCCAGTTGAGCAGGCTGGCGCAAGTGATGCCTGCGGCAATCGACACCAGCAGTTGATGCGGCAACAGATGCGGGCGCAGGGCTTGGCACACGGCTTTCATGGCCTGTGGCTTGACCGCTATCACAATCACATCGGCGCCCTGAATGGCCTGTGCGTTGTCGGCAAACAGTTCGATGCCATGCTCGGCTGCCACTTTGGCCCGAGTTTCGGCGCCCGGATCGCTGGCGCGGATCTGTGCAGCGTCCAGACCTTTGGCCAACAGGCCGCCGATCAGGCTGGTAGCCATGTTGCCGGCTCCGATAAAGGCAATACGCGTCTTGCTCATAACAGATCCTTATAAAAAATGAGGTCGGTCTTCTCAGGCCTGGCCGTAGTCGCGGGCGCCGAAGAGTGCAGTACCAATACGCACCCAAGTGGCACCTTGGGCAATGGCCGATTCCAGGTCGTGGCTCATGCCCATGGAAAGCGTGTCGAGCCCCAGGTTCAGGCTTTCTTGCAATTGGCGAACGGTCGCGAAAGCGGCGTCTTGTTCGGCGCGGTCTTCGGTTGGTTCCGGTATTGCCATCAAGCCGCGCAACTTCAGGCGTGGCAACGCACTGATAGCGTTTGCCAGAGCAGGCAAGTCTGCCGGGGTGCAGCCCGATTTACTGGCCTCACCACTGACATTGACTTGAATGCAGATGTTGAGCGGCGGCAGTTCTGCCGGGCGTTGTTCTGACAAACGCTGGGCAATTTTGAGCCGGTCCACGGAATGCACCCAAGCAAAATGCTCGGCGATGTCGCGCGTCTTGTTCGATTGAATGGGGCCGATGAAGTGCCAACTCAAGGGCAGGTCGGCTAATTCAAGCTGTTTGGCGCGGGCTTCCTGCAGGTAGTTTTCGCCAAAGTCGCGAACCCCTGCGGCATAGGCTTCACGCAGCGCGGCGGCAGGTTTGGTCTTGCTGACCGCGAGCAGGTGGATGCTCGTCACATCACGTTGCACAGCCAGTGCTGCGGCACGGATACGCGCCTCAACTTCAGCAATGTTGTCAGCTATCGTGGACATTCGTTAAGCCCGCCGTTGTGAAAGTCTGCGGCATTCTACTGGAATTGGGAGGGGGGATGGATATCACCGACCTGTTGGCGTTTGGCGTCAATCACGGGGCTTCGGACTTGCACCTGTCGGCGGGTGTGGAGCCCATGCTGCGCATTGATGGTGAAGTACGGCGCAGCGGGCTGCCCGAGTTGGCGCCCGGTGAGGTGTGTGAACTTATCCACAGCGTGATGAGTGACACCCAGCGCCTGGCGTTTGAGTCGCATCACGAGGCGGATTTTTCATACGCGGTGCCCGGTTTGGGTCGCTTCCGGGTGAACGCCTTCGAACAGCAACGCGGTGCGGGGGCTGTTTTTCGCAGCATTGCGCAGGGGGTACCGAGCCTTGAATCGCTGGGCCTGGGCGAAGTGTTCAGCCAGCTCTGCCATATGCCGCACGGGCTGGTATTGGTCACGGGGGCGACCGGCTCGGGCAAGACCACGA
This genomic stretch from Pseudomonas deceptionensis harbors:
- a CDS encoding YggT family protein; translation: MSGLNGAAIFVIQTLGSLYLLIVLLRFILQLVRANFYNPLCQFTVKATQPLLKPLRRVIPSVFGLDMSSLVLAIVVQMVIFAVVLTLSYMSFNVLGLLAWAIIGVTALFLKVFFFALIISVILSWVAPGSTSPGAELVNQITEPALAPFRRFLPSMGGLDISPILAFMLIQLIQSFVIPPLAMYVGMPVVLFGLI
- a CDS encoding DUF3392 domain-containing protein; this encodes MDLVLDLLATVSRWSRSHLSEIALALIGCLLVLFGADFKGWVEQRLGSVAGALRVPLMALLCLIGSGAALIYATPWVERGLGQFNNYSLAPVLLVVLVLIGVVADRR
- a CDS encoding DUF4426 domain-containing protein codes for the protein MMGRIGLLLLSMCFGMQAMAAGALVVGQTKVNYNAYMSDFLSPAIAQKYKLERSKQLGGLNINLDTAGKKVASTIKGTVRAEGEKKATPLTFKQVIDDSGAIDYFAQFPVNKPQTFVFDIELKINGETSDLKFSQLVAPL
- the trmB gene encoding tRNA (guanosine(46)-N7)-methyltransferase TrmB: MTESLDTPIPEEGEDRQHRRIKSFVMRAGRMTEGQQRGLDQGTPLYVLPLADAPVDFDQVFGRSAPRTLEIGFGMGHSLLEMAASSPEQDFIGVEVHRPGVGALLNGVLTQGLTNLRVYDCDAIEVLTRCVADNSLDRLLLFFPDPWHKSRHHKRRIVQASFAELVRSKLKVGGVLHMATDWEPYAEYMLEVMNVAPGYRNLAEDGLCVPRPPERPVTKFERRGERLGHGVWDLKFEKLD
- the rdgB gene encoding RdgB/HAM1 family non-canonical purine NTP pyrophosphatase, which gives rise to MMNFTQLVLASHNAGKLKELQAMLGESVQLRSIGEFSSVEPDETGLSFVENAILKARNAARISGLPALADDSGLAVDFLGGAPGIYSARYADGKGDAANNAKLLDALKDVPEAERGAQFVCVLALVRHADDPLPIICEGLWHGRILPAASGEHGFGYDPLFWVPERNCSSAELSPTEKNQLSHRARAMVLLRQRLGLK
- the metX gene encoding homoserine O-succinyltransferase MetX — encoded protein: MPAAFPPDSVGLVVPQTAHFNEPLALACGRSLPAYDLIYETYGQLNATGSNAVLICHALSGHHHAAGFHSVDERKPGWWDSCIGPGKPIDTNKFFVVSLNNLGGCNGSTGPSSINPETGRPFGAEFPVLTVEDWVHSQARLADRLGINQWAAVIGGSLGGMQALQWSISYPDRLRHCLAIASAPKLSAQNIAFNEVARQAILTDPEFHGGSFQEKGVIPKRGLMLARMVGHITYLSDDSMGEKFGRGLKNENLNYDFHSVEFQVESYLRYQGEEFSGRFDANTYLLMTKALDYFDPAANFDDDLAKTFAGAKARFCVMSFTTDWRFSPARSRELVDALMAAKKDVCYLEIDAPQGHDAFLIPIPRYLQAFSNYMNRIEL
- the metW gene encoding methionine biosynthesis protein MetW, with translation MRADLEIIQDWIPAGSRVLDLGCGDGELLSWLRDNKQVTGYGLENDPDNIAECVAKGINVIEQDLDKGLGNFASNSFDIVVMTQALQAVHYPDRILDEMLRVGRQCIITFPNFGHWRCRWYLASKGRMPVSDFLPYTWYNTPNIHFCTFEDFEALCREREARVINRLAVDQQHRHGWASKIWPNLLGEIGIYRVSSPGLQDHQVAV
- a CDS encoding DUF167 domain-containing protein, with the protein product MSYYRWDGEDLILDCHLQPKASSDEFAGLHGDRLKIRLTAPPVEGKANAHLMAFLAKAFGISKSQVSLISGELNRQKRVRLHAPKKLPDLPGLADSKP
- a CDS encoding YggS family pyridoxal phosphate-dependent enzyme — protein: MSTIADNIAEVEARIRAAALAVQRDVTSIHLLAVSKTKPAAALREAYAAGVRDFGENYLQEARAKQLELADLPLSWHFIGPIQSNKTRDIAEHFAWVHSVDRLKIAQRLSEQRPAELPPLNICIQVNVSGEASKSGCTPADLPALANAISALPRLKLRGLMAIPEPTEDRAEQDAAFATVRQLQESLNLGLDTLSMGMSHDLESAIAQGATWVRIGTALFGARDYGQA
- the proC gene encoding pyrroline-5-carboxylate reductase — encoded protein: MSKTRIAFIGAGNMATSLIGGLLAKGLDAAQIRASDPGAETRAKVAAEHGIELFADNAQAIQGADVIVIAVKPQAMKAVCQALRPHLLPHQLLVSIAAGITCASLLNWLGSQPLVRCMPNTPALLGKGVSGLYATADVSTEQRQLAEQLLSAVGIVVWVETEAQIDAVTAVSGSGPAYFFLLIEAMTDAGVKLGLPREVAKQLAEQTALGAAHMAVSSDVDAAELRRRVTSPAGTTEAAIKSFQADGFATMVEKALSAAAHRSAEMAEQLGQ
- the hemW gene encoding radical SAM family heme chaperone HemW; this translates as MTHDTPPQPLFLSEAGFTQQAPRAPLTQLPPLSLYIHIPWCVRKCPYCDFNSHTASPVLPEDEYVDALLADLDQDLHAVYGRELSSIFFGGGTPSLFSAQALGRLLKGVEARIPFAGDIEITLEANPGTFEQEKFVAYRKLGINRLSIGIQSFQEQKLKALGRIHNGDEAVRAAGMARQAGFDNFNLDLMHGLPDQSLDDALSDLRQAIALNPTHLSWYQLTLEPNTVFWNQPPTLPEDDTLWDIQEAGQALLAEHGYAQYEVSAYAQPGRPARHNLNYWSFGDFIGIGAGAHGKLSHPDGRIQRTWKTRLPKDYLNPAKNFQAGEKTLTAEELPFEFLMNALRLTDGVDSALYPQRTGLALDSLKTGREAAEQSGLLQVEPSRLAATARGQLFLNDLLQHFLT